The nucleotide window CCATGCTAACACTACTGTCTCTATTAGCCATGCTAACACTACTGTCTCTATTAGCCATGATAACACTACTGTCTCTATTAGCCATGCTAACACTATTGTCTCTATTAGCCATGCTAACACTGATTATATTATGCATGCTAACCAGAATGAACTGCCCATGATATTCATACACAACCCTCCATATTAGCCATGCTAACCATACTGTCTTATCCATATTAACCACACTGAACTGACCATATTAACACTACTAATCGTGCTAACCAAACAGAACTATCCATGCTAACATGACTGAATTGTCTGTATTAACGACACTGTCCATGTTAACTGTGCTAAAGAGGTCAAAGTGCCGTGAGAATTCGTCTGTGGTGAATTGCACCGACTGTGCTAGAACGTTTTTACATCATACTGAAAGAGAAAAGGACAAATTGCAGAACTGAAATTGGAATTAAAACTTATTATTATCCATTTAACAACACACCGAACCCCATGTTAACGCCATGTTAAACTAATCAGGTTAATCACGCCAACTGTGCAGAACTGTCCAGATTAACCATACTAATCACATTAAACTGTTCCTATCTCCCACACTTAGCATTCACGTCGACTTCCATTACAGTTTTATTCTGTATTTTTTACAAACGCGAAAGCACTACAGTGCCTTTAAGTGGAAAACCTGTGAAAAATGTTCCTCTCTAATGAAGAAATGTAGTGTCTCTGTAtgcacacacatattatatacaGATCGTCaacatgggtggcacagtggtgtagtggttagtactgtcacctcacagcaagaaggtccgggttcgagccccatgaccggcgagggcctttctgtgaggagtttgcatgttctccccgtgtccgcgtgggtttcctccgggtgctccggtttcccccacagtccaaagacatgcaggttaggttaactggtgactctaaattgagcgtaggtgtgaatgtgaatggttgtctgtgtctatgtgtcagccctgtgatgacctggcgacttgtccagggtgtaccccgcctttcacccgtagtcagctgggataggatccagcttgcctgcgctcctgtacaggataagcagttacagataatggatggatggatggatgatcaacATTCAAAACTAATGCACATCACCTTAATTAATAGAAATTAATACTCAGCTTAGTAGAAGTCATATGATTTACTCACATGCTTTTTGACATTTCACATGAAGTGCATTTTGTTCTCATTATGAAAATTTTACATAATTTTTCTGATGTGtgaatttttattttcatgtaattaattaaatttaattttttaatCCCCCCACAGGattaatttatttaaattgattttttttattataaataattttttaaataatttttcacaTGGAGTACATGTGTTCATTTATACATTTTAAaggatgagggtttttttttgtttctttgtttttttttacaggcggcacagtgatgtagtggttcgcactatcacccagatgatggatggatggatagttttttTATGTTATAATTTCTAACATGTTTAATTCAATTTCCCATCATATTCACATGCAGTTTCAGGGCATAATATAACTCACATAACCGCATGTGAAACGTGTAGGTTTTCCCCCCCTGTGTAATTCAGAGATGAACATTAACTCGGCCTTCATTTATCGTCATTATTTTGGCTCGAGCTCAGGGCCTTGTGCTGCATTTCTCAGGTGTATTAGAGGAAatgtttaaaagaaaaataataaacaagCTGTGTTTTTGTCGCACCTTTAGAACATCATTAACACTCGTCCCATCACTGATGATGTAATTAGCAGGTACGCGCTATAATGTTCCTCATCTGTGTTCGGCTAATGAGTCCCGGGAGACGCCGATTTCTTTAATCTGTGACAATAAACAGACAAACAACATCGCAGTCGTGGCTGGACTAATACTTCATaatcattcattttattttgaaAATGGTTTAAACGTGTTACATACATTTAGATGTAAAAATCTTTTGATTTCTTGTTCCAGCGTTTCAGGCCTGACAGAAAGTCTGTGGACGTTTAttacattgtttaaaaaaaaaatgatgaagcTCAGGCACTCAGAAGTAAAAGTCTTGCATGTGTAGGCTTGTCCTCGTCCCAACGGAAACGACAAACCTGAGGGAAATCAGATGCACCATGGAGTCTAATCTAATTAACCTGTCCCCATACACTTGGGTAATGGCACCCaaaagcaaaaagaaaagaaaaacaacaactcGTCCCTCAGCACAGTAAATAAATTTGAGCTGAGAGTCAGAGAAGTGAATTCCAAACGCTTTTATTTCCCTCGAGGACGTTAAAGATTAAAGAGTTGTAAAGTCTGAGAGCTCAAGTAGTTCTTTGTAACTTTTAATCCATTCAATATTTGTTCTTTTCCTGCAAATATGTCTATGTTTCTGGTAGTCCATCGTGTTTGCTCGCTTATGAGCTGCTTTCTCCGCATTCGAAATAAAATTACCTGTATCTTTTACTTGGGGCAAGACGTGCTTCCCTAAATAGAGCTGCTTGGATGCTGCAATAGGACCTTAAATCAGTATTCACTCATTTCACAGAATACCCGACCGTCACATCACAGCTTCCTAAGTGCAAACCTCCAGCTAGAAACTTCCAGCTTCTCGGGTCTGTCACCATCACTGTTGGTTCATCACCTTAGGTCTTCCTGCACCTCCATACCTTGCACAATAAGTCAGGCCAATTATTCTCGGGCCCCCAGTAAAAGCCTCTCTGGACTGAAGAGCTTGTATTCCGATGGCACAAAAGATTGCGACGATCGGAAAGCTCTAATGCTGCCGCGCAGTGTCCTCTAACTGGACGGTTCTGTTGCACGTTGACTTGTAAAACTCAATTCCTCCCAGGACTAGATGCCTTATTCAGCCATTGCACTGCAAGAGGAAGAGTGTACTGCAAATATGTAAAAATGTTTTGGACAGAGTCTACAAAATGGCTTCCTACATTGTTTTCCAATGAACCTGCATTCCAACTTGACTTACAGTGTTTTTATTGACGTCTAAATCACCAAAATATTAAAAGACTGTACACCACAGCACTGTcgaattctggactctgattggtcagaagggaaGGAGTTGCTCAATTCTCCATaatagcagctctgactgtagcacaggtttatattaatgcacgcattctaatacattattgtttctatagtaacggttcattcacagggactcataCAGCGGTACAACATGGAGACagtgaagttttctggaaggaatctccagtgtaacagtcagaggtgaagctggaactttaggTTTTCTGAtatgttcaggacagaggagtttacacttctttccagtttctcagtcacatgatgtaacaagctgcatttttttttacttcttcaCTTCAAGAGAGCTAAAAACAAGAGCCTGATGAAGGAACAacagtttatagctgctataacataacggacaccaggaactaacttgttttgtggacattccacaatggtaaatgtaactataaaagaAAAAATGTATGTGCCATACTTTAAAATATAACAAAATGATAATCTTCAGcccattgctgtggtgtaagaggaatgaaacactgagcagcgtgctgttagaggaaaataatcaactttggggtggtaacaCTCACTCCGCTTCATCACATCACCCATCACTGATTATCTAAGGACAGAAGGGTTCATGCTGAGACCGTGTGTGGGTTTTGAAACGTGTCCATTGTATTGGCATCATGGTGGTTACCActatcgccttacagcaagatggTTCTTGATTCGAACCTTGTGACTGACTGGggtcttcctgtgtggagtttgcatgttctcccattgcctgtgtgggtttcctccaggtgctctggtttcctcccacagtctaaagtCATGAGGTCAACTGAATACTCTCAATCCCCCATCGGTGCGAGTGTGATAGTTGTTCGTCTCAGTGTAGCCCTGTgacagattggtgacctgcccagagtgaaccccaactctcacctgaagtcaaactgggattggctccagcttctccaCAACACTGATGGACaagcggtatagaaaatgaatggatgTCCACTGTGCTGATTTGGTTGCACAGATCTGGTAACCCTGATTTACCCTCGATTAGTAAAACAGAGATTGGAAAAAATATccctgtgtttaaaaaatgcattAAATCCTCAAAACCACACAATCCCCTGCTCTTCTCAAACAGACTCCTGATTATTAACACTAACCAACACACCTCCCTCCAGTGATCACTGCAGATTTTTCAAAAGGAGTCTTGGCTCCTCTCAATCTGGGTTCCTCATTCTCAGTCCATCATAGAGCACATGTGTCAGACACAAGGCCCACGGGCCAAATCCTTGGTTCATTCGGCTTGTGTGGACTTGGGGGGGGATAATAGGCTATTGAAACGGCCCGTAGAACAATACTGCTCAGTATTTTCACACAATCCAGAATTCACAGCAGATCTGTAAAGGAGCGACTGTGCGCATGAGTACACCTTATAGTGCTAAACTGAAACTGACGGGAGGAAGGCATTTTTATCCCCAACTGATGGTTAGTAACCATCAACCCCATATATATGTGCAGAACAATTTCTGCCCCAACTGGCTTGACCACGGTCTCAAATGCGGGTTAACAACAGTGCTGCGCTAGGTGCATGTTGCACATCTAGAAGCATGCTGTGTTGGAAGTGGCATAACCAGAAATGAATTTTGGTGGTATGAGGAAATATCCTGAACAAAATTATGATCGTTTTCTTTATCTGCGCTGTTAAATTAAGTGGTGTGATGTGCTTGTGCATTTCAGGTGGATGTCAGACAGCAGGAGAAGTAGGGAGGACACTAATTTGTTATTTTATCATTTAAGACACAATCTACTCTCACACATCCCTCCATTATCtacactgcttatccatcagggtcgtggggaagctggagccaatcccagctgacttcaggtgagaggcggggttcaccctggggaggtcaccaatctatcacagggctacacaaccatcacactcacattcacaccgatgggGGATGCAGAGGAGCCTACTCTCAAACAAACAATCTTTCATATTTGTTCATCATttcatattaattattattaaaataacaGGTGAATATCAGGAGAAATTACACCTTATATAGAATAAATCCTAATCTATTTTTCTTTTGCATCAAACTCAAGCAGGCTCCTTCTCTGACTCTCACCTCAATATATCTTGCTTGTCATGTCGCTATCTGGCGAGTAGCCTACAAAGAGAAAGAGGAAAAATGTTTCCATCCGAATTAGCGAATCCCGTTTCTTATTAAAGCAGCTGGTATCCAATATAATATGATTATACAAAGGAACGTtttgatgaaaaaaaacccccacttcTTTGGAATAAATATGATAAATGTATAAATGATAAAATACCCAGCAGTGCAACACTTTTATCATTTCTGTGAGTTATTTTTCGACAGACATCCTGTTCTAATTTCAAAGCCTCGGCAATTGGAGTGAAACAATTATGCTCAATAAGTTGAAAAACAGAAGTCACAGATTTTGATTCCAGCTCTTCAGGAGCTCACAAAAATGCTGATGTGACAAAAAAAATTTGGAGTCTGACACCCCTGACTATAATTATAAGGATAATTCCTTTTCCCACAGTCAGAGTTTAGACTCTGATGATGTCTTGATGGAAATGTTCCATTAACGTGCGCTCACTGCACTGGTGTGTTAGTGCTGGATGTTCTTGTTGGATGTTGGTGTTTTATTCATGCATGTGTCATTGTTTTCACTAAAAGACTAATTGTGCGGTAAGCAGGTGGGACTCGCCCTCAGTTTCCTTGGTGACTCTGGTTTCCATGGTTACATGGGATCTTGCGGTGCTTTGTTTCGGTCTGCGTCGGTGCCCCAGTGGAAAGGTACACATTATAAATTCACATATCTTTACTTCCATCCCCGGTGGTAAAGATTACAAATGCGTTGCAGCCGTCACAAGAAGTAGTTCCAGGTGAGctgtacatacagtaccagtcaaaagtttaggtaCACCTTCaaatttcaatgttttttctttatttttatgaattaaaagtcacttcatgtcttaaagtaatgatggatgttctcTTTACTTAGGTGTTTGGTTACTGACATAaaatagattactacagttgtggaatcgggctgttttattatgtgcattttcattatttactgttggatctcaaatgcattaagaaggtgaGAAACTTGTCCActgattaccttttgacgaggcacctgttaactgaaaagcatccaGGTAACTCccttatgaagctggttaagataacaccaatagtgtacaaagtgtcatcaagggaaacgctggatacactgaagaatctaaaatattaaacattttttgtttttttaacactttttttttgtttatcacataattccatataatgttccagatgttatttcatcattttgatgtcttcaggttTGTTCTACAGTGTCAAGAATAgtcatcaaaatacagaaaaaactctGGATGAGtcaagtaggggtgtacaaacttttgactggtactgtgtgtgtgcatatatatgatATAAATgtcatatttatttaaaaaccatTTTCAGTTCTTCAGTAATCAGTTCCATGTTGTGTTTCCTGATCATCTCTGTCTTGCTGTGTGACTCAGAAACCAGGCTCCATGGACCTCTGCATCACCATTAAAGGAGTCTCGTTCCTCCTGCAGACGGGGCTGGGAATTCTGGGTAACATGTCCGTGCTGATGGCGTATGCTCATATCGCTTTTGTAGAGTCACGTCTGCAGCCCGTGGACAGAATCCTGGCTCACCTGGCCTTCAGCAACCTACTGCTACTGCTGACGCGTGGCGTGCCACAGACGATGGACATCTTCGGCCTGACGGACTTGCTGAACGATCCGGGGTGCAAAGTGGTGATCTTCGCCTACCGCGTTGGCCGCGCCCTCTCCATCTGCATCACCTGCATGCTGAGCGTCTTCCAAGCGCTGACTATCGCACCGTTGAGTGGGCCGCACCTGACCAAACTGAAATCTCATCTGTCGCAGCTTGTCATGCCCACCTTCATAGGTCTGTGGCTCCTTAACATGATTGCAAGCCTCGGTGCTGCGCTTTTCTCAATAGCACCTCGAAACAGCACCGTGCCTGCCTTCACCCTCAACCTCGGCTTCTGTCACGTCGACTTCCGTGACAGCCTGACATACATGGTGAATGGCATTGGTCAATCGACACGAGACTTCCTCTTCGTGGCTGTCATGCTGGCCTCCAGCGGCTACATCCTCGTCCTCCTGCACAAACACAGCAGGCAGGTCAGGTCCATCCGACGTGCTCAGCAAGGAACCTCCATGGAAATGCGGGCAGCCAAGACTGTCGTCATGCTGGTGGTGCTGTACACCATGTTCTTCGGCATCGATAACGTGATCTGGATCTACATGCTACATGTGGCTCGGGTCCCGGCTGTGGTGGCGGACATGAGACTGTTTTTCTCATCGTGCTACGCCGCACTCAGTCCTTTCCTCATGATAAGCACCAATAAGAAGATAAAGGAGAGAATGGTGTGTGCGGCTGGAGAACCGTCGGCTGAGGACTCCACCGAGAAACCAAATGCTCAatgaacttttttatttttccacaTTCAAGTTCTGATACTAGATGTCAGATTTTAGGATTCTTTAGATATTTtgaattgttataattggcataagattgttgaaataattttttttaaattaggttTGGGCCCAATTGTACTGATTTATTTTGCTGCCTAAATGGCGGCCATTTTGTATGAGTACTGCCTTATTTTTAAACTTTGTGTTGAACATGAGACGGAGGTGTACATGCACAGTGCATCATGGTTCCTGGACACCACCACGTATGTATCATTTTGTTCAGGAGCTCATGGTCGTTAGAGTTGCTTGTTGTTGCTTTAGGTGAGAGAGACCAGAAAAACTCACTCACTAAGCATCAAATACAAGGCTAAAAAAAAGTTCACATTCAGTTGAAAGACTGTGCCTGAGAGTCTTATTCCTCCAAACAAAGGGCCATTTTTGTTGGAACAAATTGCACTTCTGCTTTTGGGGCTTTATGCTAATCTAAGCTCAATAGATTTCCTCGATGATTTGCATAATGTTGGTTGATTGTCCACAACACCACATCAGTAACATAAGTTTGTGACTGACTGGTATAACCACAAGAAGACCTGTGATGAACTCACCCCTGGTAGCCTATGGTTTAGAGACCTGAATGTGACAGGATGAACATCAGCTTCACCTCTGAGGAAAGGAGATATACTTATAGCTCTTGATGATTTGAGGTGAAGGAGAGAAAAACGTCCTGATAAAGCACTGGGATTTGACCATTGGCTTATCCTGTGTCTCAGAAAACTACATTCACCTCCCAAATGTTAGCCGACATCAGCTCGCCTCATTTAACCAACTAGAAAATGTCAACTTCAAGATTTTCACTGTACAGGACTTTACATCCTCCCTGCATCATTTCATCCACACAGAGAATATTGCTCTTGTTCCTTCACACGTTTCTCCCTTTCCCCTCTTTCTTTTCCTCTTCTCAGCCCCTGACAGTTTCTTTTGACTTTGCTCCATCTCGACTCCTTCTCTATGTCATGATGTAGTTGAAATATATGGTGTATCCCACCTTTTTGCACCTCTGGGCCGATATGAAGCATCTGAGAGCCTAAATCTGTGGTTCCTGATCTGACAGGAAAATTACAATTCAACACATTTAACCGACGAAGTTTCCAGTGTTTAATGTTTCATTAATAAATCtgattttgcacatttcaaggtcatcatcattctgtgaacttttattgcacattccagctcaCACTGTTGAGCTTGGCTATTTAGTTAACCCACTGCgcatattctcttcctctctgtcatgtcatgactcttctccatcttcatcatgtgactgattttcacacattccaggacacactgtacagcttggacttcaacaactcatgcacatacTCCCTAAATAGGTCcgcttttcaaatttgtatattttagattcttcttatCTTTTAGTCTATGTATATAGCTccttttgtctttgctaaatttttctatcttaactgttcaagcaccaaccaccaaagcaaattccttgcatgtgagaacgtacttggcaataaacttgattttgaTTGCTTTAATGATATGAGCCACTTttagaacacagagagagagagttattgaCAAAAATCAGCCTTTAAAACACTGTCATAAATTATTTCTTTGTTTAAATGTGCTTCATGAAGACGGTTGAGTTCCTGTGTTCATCCAGAGAGAGATGAGCGTCACTTCGCTCTGTTACGGTTTGACATTTTCACAGTTTGACACCAGAGTAAAAATAGATCACGGTATTTCAGTACTAAGCTATCATTTAAAAACACAATAATATGGTGGAACATTTAAATGGAgagtgttatctcatctcatctcattatctctagccgctttatccttccacagggtcgcaggcaagctggagcctatcccagctgactacgggcgaaaggcggggttcaccctggacaagtcaccaggtcatcacagggctgacacatagacacagacaaccattcacactcacattcacacctacgctcaatttagagtcaccagttaacctaacctgcatgtctttggactgtgggggaaaccggagcacccggaggaaacccacgcggacacggggagaacatgcaaactccacacagaaaggcccccgccggccccggggctcgaacccggaccttcttgctgtgaggcgacagcactaaccactacaccaccgtgccgcctggagagTGTTATAGTAATCATTAAATGACATGTCTGAACAACAGtcacagatttatattaatgGGCGTGTTCTACTGCATAATCattattgtttccatagtaacagctcatttagccgattaaaaaaaaaacacatgtaaTTGTTGACGTGGTGAAGTTTTGTGGAAGGAGAAGTGTTTATGTatcgtttctggaaggagtctccagtgtcggcgctTTG belongs to Neoarius graeffei isolate fNeoGra1 chromosome 26, fNeoGra1.pri, whole genome shotgun sequence and includes:
- the LOC132874319 gene encoding olfactory receptor class A-like protein 1; this translates as MDLCITIKGVSFLLQTGLGILGNMSVLMAYAHIAFVESRLQPVDRILAHLAFSNLLLLLTRGVPQTMDIFGLTDLLNDPGCKVVIFAYRVGRALSICITCMLSVFQALTIAPLSGPHLTKLKSHLSQLVMPTFIGLWLLNMIASLGAALFSIAPRNSTVPAFTLNLGFCHVDFRDSLTYMVNGIGQSTRDFLFVAVMLASSGYILVLLHKHSRQVRSIRRAQQGTSMEMRAAKTVVMLVVLYTMFFGIDNVIWIYMLHVARVPAVVADMRLFFSSCYAALSPFLMISTNKKIKERMVCAAGEPSAEDSTEKPNAQ